One Populus nigra chromosome 16, ddPopNigr1.1, whole genome shotgun sequence genomic window, aattaaaaaataataaggaaaaagcaaataacaattataaaaatgagaaccaaagttaatataaaaattaaattttaagggatgaaattaaaaaataaatattaaaaacaaaatatatatatatcaattaaaagtttgaggactaaatttgatataatcaacaaacaatatgacatttctaaatttttcataacttcccgaaagtattttccgctcaaaataaaagaaaaacactttcctgaaaaccaagtcaaaaatttctttgactgaaaagtgttttctattgaCCGGAAAATGTTTGGAAAGTGCTTTCTCagaaacacatgaaagtttaaaaaatgctttattagtaaccactttccggaaaataAACACACCTtaaattaaagtaattttttttttaatttgctttcaacTTTTGAAACCTTTTGATTAAGCTTAAAATTATCCTTTatctttgataatatttataatttaacccttgaaattttataattggACTCTTAGATTTCCATGTGCCTTGTcacatggtttttaatttcaaattttttcaactcAATCCTCAATTAAGTCTTCAaacttctatttattttaattttacttttaattaagTCAATCAAGCATtctaaagtttaattaagcccttgatttcttcattttttgctATTTTGTCTACCATATTtagctttctttttaattaagctTTTATTTGTCAATATTGGACTGTGAAACTTTGCAATCTTATCCATGTTGGTTCTCAAATCTTCAATTTGTGTAGTCTTGATCAAATTTTCAATCtgtttttcaatatttctttaataaaacTCTAAAATGTTCATCCACCTAACATTTTGAACAATTATACATACCAGATTGATCTAAagtattatcttttttttaaaaaaaagaaaaatatattttttacatgaaaaataagaaagtttggGGAAACCCAAAAttgaatcataaaaataataataattattattattaatgtttttttaaaaaatctaaactcCATTAGTGTTTTACTGTAAGTTAGACTCATTGTATTATGGATTACTATAATGTAATAACATCTTTGTtcattcaaatgaaaaaataatttgtcttatatttttatatgatttatttgCTGTTATAAAATTGATTAGGATTATAATTGTCCActaaccatttttttatatagttaaatgATATAAGTGTCctctaaagaaaataaaaaagtaagagAGTGGTAGGGCTttcacatcattttatttttttaaagcaacaAAATTACTTCATCACtctgacaataaaaaaaaaacttaaaggagTTTAATGGTATTgtggttattttattataatatatttgaattaggaaaaatcaatcttttaacaaataaaaatattaataaaaaagagccCTTAATGTTGGTTCTGGTGAGAGCATCAGCTTTATACCTTAATACCCCTGCTGTTTGTGAAAAGACAATGTCATTAATACCAAGTGGTCCAGCCGCACCAAATCCTTAATAACACCGAAAAATCCATGCCATTTTTCGCTTTCCTCCACATCACAAAATCTAAAAAgtcatcaatttcttttatctaaaaatattattaatatgtaaattaaatacaaaaagttaatgaaattaatgaaattattgtAAGTTGTCCTGTTGAAATACTTTATAACCAAAGTTAGGCCACATTACCTTATGGTTAATGCGTTGTCACCgcgagaaaaaagaaacattttgaTTGTGGAACACTCCCCTCCCCTACTGTCAAAACGCAAAAATGCCGTCCCTCTCCAAATCGGCATCCTCTCCGCAACCACTCCTCCATCACGACAATTCCGACGCCGAGCGACGCCTCCGCGAGGCAGAGGAACGCCTCCGCGAGGCAATAGAGGATCTCCACCGTAGAAACGCAGTGCATGGTCCTTACCCTCCTTGCGATCACGGACCTGATGAATCCTGTGCCGCTCATGCAATTGGTAATCTCTGTCAAAGCTTCCTTCTCTCTTATGGTGTTCGCGTCGGTATCGGCATTTTGCTTCGTGCTTTCAAGCTTGCTAAAGGACATTCTTACTCTTCTATTCTCGACCTCAAGGTATGCGGCTTAAGTGTTTCATGGCAGTTTCATAATTTTGCAGGGGAtgtaaaattagggttttttgtttgatttactgTGTTATCGGTTGAATTTAGGAgagaatttgcataaaaaatgtTCGAATTTTGGATTAATTTCTTGCTGGTGATGGCAGTTTCGTAATTTAAACGATTGGTTTGGTCTATTGTGTTATTGATTGAAATCATCCAGTGGATTTTTGTtgcattatttttgttgaaattttgattattttttttggaaatttgcTTAATTTGGTGTAGAAATGGATATAGAGAATGCTTTATTGGCAATGTGTGAGAATTTGGATTTTGTATTGCAGCAACTTGTCTCGGAGAAGGATTTAATAGTGAGAGAGGAGGCTTGTCGTGTTGGGTTACTTTTTGGTGGATTTACTGGATCGTATCATGCACTGAGATGCTTTTTGAGGAAGTTTAGAAGGAAAGAAACGCCAATTAATGCGTAAGTTGTGAATTAATGTTTGAAAatttactgtattttttttagtttatgttatgatgATTTATAACTGCTTTGATAGAACGTATTCTTTGGTTATGACATTGTTTAAGGGGGTGATGGAGCAGATTTTTAGCAGGTTCGGTTGCAGGGTTGTCTGTTTTAGCATTAGATGATTCAAACCGGAGACGTACTCTTGCTCTTTACCTCTTGGCTAGGGTAGCTCAGGTATACGAGTAcagtttgatattttattggtaagcttttgatctttatttttccaGTCTAACACTAGATCCTCTCATCAGTCTGCTTATAATTCtgcaaaatctaaaaacaagttTCATCTTTGGGGAAGTCATTGGAGACATGGAGATGCTTTGCTCTTTGCAATTGCTTGTGCCCAGGTAAATCAAAGTTCACCTTGATGCATGAGACCATGTATTTGTAAGAACATTTCTGTGAAGTCATTATTCAAACCTGCTTATGAAGGCAGGAAATGAGAATTGGTTAAGCTGGTAAGGTTTGCTGCCTAGAGACCGGACATGGACCACTTATTTTTATATGGGACAAAGAATTAATGATGTGAGTGGAATAAGAATTGGTGGAGGAAGTGGAGTTGCATCTGAGCTATCTAGTTGATACTGAAGCATAGTAACATGGCTAAATGGTCAGCCATGTTTGTGTGGGGATGGAACACTGTTTAATCAAGTAAAATAAAGTTAGCCTGATTGGAATGATAATGGAAGATGAATGAGATGATTGAGTAGTAAGATGGGAAAGCAGAGGGtaataaatgtatttaattGAATTACAACAGTTATGTAGGAGAGCTGGTTTGATGTTTTGGCTTCTACAAAGACATTGCTACACCAGTGAGGAGTACTGTAGTTCTGGTTGAAGATTTAGCAAGGGCAAGGTGAGGAACTAGAAGGTTTATTAGCAAAGTCAATGTACAATCCTAAGTCGTAGTTTGTAGAGGAAAGAGTGTAGTGATGTTGCTGGCCTTGAAAATAGATAAGGACCTTCTCTGATTAAGTTGGTTGATCGGTTTATAGTTTATGATCTAGGTTCAAGAATGATTATTAGAGAGAAAAATGGCTCGAGTTAGTCTATATGAATCTTTTATAAGAGGaacattttttcaatattgagccTGATTTAAATCCATGAAAAACATGCAAGCTGAGGATCAGCCACCACTTATTAATTTCTTGTAATGATTTATATACCGGTAATAGTAACGGTTGTGAAATGCACATCCCAGCCtgcaaaattttaatttctttgttctCTATGTTTTGAGAAAGTTATTTATTAATTCCATCACCTCTCCATTCATCTGCTTATATATGTTACATAACATTATCATGTCATTtccattattgttttattaatttctgaatttcttcaTGTCTGTAATTATGGTTTTTCAGGTTATGTATGCCTTTATAATGCGTCCTGAGAGCTTGCCAAAAGCATATCAAGACTTCATTCAGAAGACTGGACCAGTTGCAGCGCCTGTATACAAGGCTGTAAAAGAAACTTGTAGAGGTGGCCCACTGGATGTTGCCTCATTGTCAGCTTTTTTATCTCGCAGAGGGAAACTGGGCTCTGTGAAGTTGGAAGAATTCCCTTCAATTATTCCTTGTTCTGTTGTTCATCCGGGCACAAATTCATGCTTAGCTCAGAATGCTAATGCAGCATCAGCAACGTTCAGGAAAACATTTCCACTTTACTTCTCACTGACTTTTGTACCTTATGTTGTTCTGCATCTGCAGAAGGTAATCTTTGACTCAAGCTGATTCTGtatgattttggttttcttctttattattctttttgtgtttgttaTTAATGCTATTATGCCATCTTCAGGCATTTAGGTTGCTAGTGCATTCAAAACTAGAAAAGAACCATTGAAGCAATTAACTAGTTGTGGTCTGCCTAAGCAGAGTCTTGGGAGGGAAACAGGAGGCAGAACtgcatgctaaaaaaaatgaaaagttatatAAACAGTTGTTAGAAAATATCTAATTTACAATTTACGGTACATGGAGTTGTGAATAGTTCCACCTCTTAAGATAGTCTCACATGCTTTTCACATAACAATACATGTCTTGGCcacatctttttttgtttttttgtggcGGGGATTGTATTTCTGTTCTGTGAAGGATGATGGTCGATGTTTTCATTTCTGGAACTGATGTTTCTTTTGTCCAATATTATCCTTTCCTTCTAGTTCATGGATGCTCCTGCTCGGACATGTTGGCTAGCTCTTAGAGATGCTGTTCGCTCAACGACATTCTTATCTGCATTTGTTGGAATTTTTCAGGTAGCTGTTAACTCATTTGAGTTTTCTTATGTTAAAATGGTGAATATGTTCTATTGTTCTTAGTAGTTTGTGGATGATGCAAGGGGGTGATATGCCTTCATCGAAAAATATCGACAAGAGACCACAAACTTGTATATTGGATCGCAGGTGGAATATCTGCCCTTTCTGTACTACTGGAGAAAAAATCTAGACGTGCTGAACTTGCCTTGTATGTTCTTCCAAGGGCTGGAGATTCACTGTGGTATATTTTAGTGAACCACCACGTGCTTCCAAATATTAAGAACGCTGAGGTATTACTTTTGTACAATATGGCCTACTTGCATTGGCTCAACAAACTCAATTCCAGATACAGATATCTATTTTACCTACTTTATTCTGGATGATGCTAGCTTCTACTTGATGCTCCCTGTTGATTTTCTGTTTATGATGCTATCCATTATCAGGAAAAGGCAATGGCATGAATATGCTCCACTAAATCAGCTGATTGGCATCTCTTTTGAGTTGCACCTCTCTTTTTGTATTTTGCTATTGGTAAAATAGGATCTCTtctccttgtaaaaaaaaataaaattcaactgaGTGGTCCTGTTGCAATTTGTAACTGTAATTAAAGAACTTGTTTCACAGCCGGGAGACAAACAGGAGTCAATTAATGGTTGGGGTTTGGGCTatgcatgttttgttttgcacACAATTTATGTGCGCGGGGTTAACAAATTGATTTGCCCAAGGGTTGCTTCAAATGTGTACGAACACTCACGGAGACACTAAAACTTAATGACCCCCTTGAACAATGAATGCCACAAATGTTTTGCATGCTTTCCTGAATCAATATTTGAACTTATATGGCTGAGTGAGACTCTGGTTTGGCGATTTTGCAGGTGGCCCTATTTTGTGCATGCATGGGAGGAGTTATGTACTACTTGGAACATGAACCAGACACCATGGCTCCATTCTTGAGAGGCCTGATCCGACGCTTCCTTGCTAGTAGAATAAGCAATCCGGGTGGTCCATTGAATCGGAGTGCTTCTTACACGTATTTACAGACTCTTGATGCCATCAAGAAGCCTAAATTACAGGAAAGTAGAGAGGCTGAAGCTTCAACTTCTCAGGAATACAATCTTGAATCCATTGAAGGGCTCTAATCTTCTCCGGTGGCCCAATATTCTTTTCTGATTCAATTCAAGCATTTGTTATAAAGCAGACGCTTTCTGCccaatatattagaataaattGCAAGGGGATTAATGATATTCGCTGTCTTCGAGTCATGACCCACTTGCATGTATCGAGAGTAGATTGTGGTTTCATCTAGATACAGGCATTGGTGTCCTTGTAAGGCCGTTCCCTTCAGGGAACTTGTCGAGGAATAGAAAATGAAGTTAGGGAGCAACTTGTAATAATTCTGTTTACGAATTTCCTATTGTAAATAAAACACTCTCTCCTCTCGTTTTCTCTTTTCTGTGCTCGAACATTTTCTGTAATCTCAACATTGAAATGACTATCAGTAATTCAATTTGCTTTATGTCAATTTGGTGGTTACTCAGATGTTGGTCAACTCTACTCGTCTCTGTTCCTTGTTGcagaatttcttttgaatttagcCATTAAAAAAGGCTTAAGATTTCTTGTACTTCCACGGTACTTCCTCCCCTTTTCTCTATGCAGCAACCACCTACATAACTCCTACTTGCCAAAACATCTCATAGAAGACAGCGGCACTACGGATCTAAGGTTGCTCGAGGCATCTCAAACCGGAAATGCAGAGCCCTAGCACCAGTTGCCGAGAGAAAATCCACTCATCCTCGACAAAATTGCAATATTCTCTAAAGAAAATCCCTCACACATTGCTTCGATTGGCGCCCATGTTGACTTTGTTAAAAGAGATATTAAGACTAAAACCAGCGTTTGCCAGAGAAATAAATCAAGAAGGCTTCAGTGCAGTGCGCATGGCAGCAGCCGGCAGCCGTGTAGAGATTGTGCGGGAGATTAGAAGGGAAAGAGAAGATTATTCCTCTTCATTAGGCATCCATCAAAGGAAGGGCAGAGGTAATAAGTGTAATGCTTTCCAGTTGCCCTGATTGTATTGAAGATTTGACTGTTCAAAAAGAGACTGCTTTGCACCTTGCTATCAAGAACAACCAATTTGAAGCAGTTAAAGCACTGGTGGATTGGATCAGAGAAATGAACAAAGAAGATACCATCAATGGTCTCCTGAACAAAACCAGAGTGCTAAGTTatggaattagaaaaaaaaaagaaaaaactatgaagGCAATTACAATAAAGTTATGATTTTGCTtttcacaataaaaattaataaaccgGTCTACAAGGacaagatggtttttttttttatataaaatacatttttcatTATCATATTTGTAAAggataaattagttttttttttttttaattttagatgcataataaaataatttaaatataattaaagctTTTCAAGCCTGACTTACTGTTTTAATTGGACAATCAATCATTTATAAGACAGCATGCATGTTTGCTACATGATGAGTCCTACCTCACACCTCAACTATAGCTTCTGTTGAGCATCCCCAGTCCCCATAGACCACCAGTGCTATGACTTTGAGCTGTTCTAATTGGTGTGAGGTTCTGATTTAGATTCCAAAATCTGTTATACTGGCTCTAAGGTGCTTCTGAGGAAACACCTGCTCTCTCCAGTGCTCTAATGCTactcttgattttgtttttgaaagttCTGAATAAAAGCCACCTAATTCTGCCGTTTTTCCTGGAGCTATGCCTAAGATTTGAAATAGTAATGTTGCGAAGGGACAGAAGAGCAAGTAGTTGGCTTCCTCTCAAGGTAAGGATTTTACTGCTAGCAGGCTTAATGAATTCTGATGAATGACCTTGTAGCAGGATTGGTTGGCTTGCTATACCGTGATCTTTCATATTattcttcttataaaaaaagaaagaaaaaaaactccctCAGAAGGAAATGCTGACAAGTGATAGTATCAAACTAAGGTCGGTTGACGACGATCAAAATCTTTCCTACAGAAGGAAATGGTACCAGCACTAAATACACATACAAGACACATAATGGTGGTAATCAAGGATCTCAACAATTTTTACTCGAAATATTCAGTAGAAGAATGTCTTAcaagtgtttatttatttttattcagaGAGTATGTGTTACAGGTTATTGATAGGAGCAGGTCCAATTTTTAATACCATATTTAATTCCAAGTTTTCCAGTTCAAACACTCAAGGTATATGATATgagtttcatttatttttcactatAGACAAACCATAGTGACTACCTTATGATTCATGCAGTCATCATCTGAGGcctcgcaaaaaaaaaaaaaaaacagacaaggATATCTTCTGCCGACGAGAATTCTTCTTCAAACGTTATTTATAGTCTGCTTGCTGAAAAGACCCTTAGCAAAGACAATCTGTTTCCATCCTAGTTAAGGTTACTACATAATATAATGGATACAAGGCTGTTTGAGGCAGCTCAAAGAGGAAACATCGATTATTTGCAGCGGTTGCTGACAGAAAATCCATTAATCCTCAACATCACACTGCTGTCTGCTGAGAATCCCTTGAATATTGCTGCTGATATGGGGCATGTCGACTTTGTGAAGGAGATTATAAAGTTGAAACCAGTTTTGCCAAAGAGGTAAACCAAGAAGGCTTTAGCCCTACGCATATAGCAGCAGCCAATGGCCATGTTGAGATTGTGAAGGAGCTAATGAAAGTCGACATCAAACTCTGCCGGTTAGAGGGAAGACAGAAAATGACTCCTCTACACTATGCAGCTATCAAAGGGAGGGCGGAGGTGATCAGTGCAATGCTTTCAGATTGTCCTGATTGTATTGAAGATGAGACTGATCGAAAGGAGAATGCTTTGCATCTTGCGGTCAAGAATAACAGATTTGAAGCAATAAAGATATTGGGGGACTGGATCAAAGACATGAACAAGGAATACTTGTTGAACATGAAAGATGAGCAAGGGAATACAGTTTTGCACCTTGCAAGCTGGAAAAAACAACGCGAGGTAATAAATTCTTCTCCTGTctgtttccttttttcttcccGGTACTTACTAGCTCATATGGTTGATAAGGTTTTCTATTCCAGCTAGTTGCACTTGTACACTTGATCTCTAGATAAACCTACTAAGTCCTAGGTGATGCAGAAGTACAGAATGCCTTGATTACCTTTATTTTCACGATCACCCATCAAGGATGGATATCCAAAGACCTTCTGTCTATGTGATGCTTTTCCGGTGAAGAAGAGCAATCAGGTACTGACTTTGACAGGGCCATTGGGCTATTATTCAAAACATTTGTATTAAAATAGAGCTTCTTTCTTAGACTAAGAAAGGTCAAAATTGGATAGTTGAACCATAGGTGTCCATCTCCAGATATTTCTTCAAACCTAGGCCCTTGTGAAATAATTAGAATAATCATTAAACAAGATTTTAGATGGCTCATATTCACACTTTTTTCAAGTGGAACCTTTTGAGTTCATACTATAGGCAGAAAGATTAGCAACAGCCCCCACAGTAAGGGGAATGCCTATGTTTTGGTTGTTAGGTCGGCCCACCATAACATAAAAATGTGCACCATCTATATTACAACAAAAAGAGATCAACCTATAAATACATGTAAAGATCAGtccattttaaacaaaaaagggTACCCTGTAGAATCTAGTCCCAATGATGCAGCGGGGGCCTGGCCTTTTCGACGCTGCTAACCAATGCTGAGGCTTAAACTTTCTGAACAGACCAGGCGAACACATGGGATGCAGAGGAGTACCAAGACCAGGAAAGCAAGCCGTCTTCACATTCCTAATAGTCTGATCACCAAGGACCACGTATCGATGTTTATTCTGAAAACTGAAGGGGTCCATATATATCTTGCCCCGTCCATTTTAGGTCTTTGGTTCTCAGGTATCAGGGGTTACAGGACTTCATCTAAACAAAGAGCTGCTTTTTTTTCCACGTTAGTAGTGGTTATGCATCATATCGGGGGTTCTCAGCTAACGAGATTCGAACCTGAGTCTGGCAAATGTTGGGGATGGCCACAATGCCAATTGACCCAATTTACTTGTGCATGGCCCCTGCAAATAGTCATCCAACTTAGCAACTGCAGTGATTTGACTGCTGTCTTaacatataaaactaaaaaatatgcaaaaatgaGATAAGTTGTCCTTGCAGGTGTTAGAAATGCTACTTGGAAGTGGAACTGTAAGTTCAGGCTCGTTGGAAGTGAATGCCATTAACCATAGTGGCCTCACCGCCCTCGACATGGTTCTAATTTTCCCAAGCGAAGCAGGGGATAGAGAAATTGTTGAGATCCTTCGAAGCGCGGGAGCAACAAGAGCAAGAGATATCATCCAGTCTACCATTTCCAACAATCAAACCTCTACTGACAACCCCTCAACACCAGAGAGATGCCTGTCAAACGGGAATAATTTGATAGAATACTTCAAGTTTAAAAGGGGGAGGGATTCACCTAGCGAAGCGCGCAGCACACTACTAGTTATAGCTGTTTTGGTTGCAACTGCAACGTTCCAAGTTGGAGTCAACCCTCCAGGAGGAGTTTGGCAAGATACAAACATTCCTGACCATACTAATAGTACCAGCAGCAGCAATGCTCACTTTGGAGGTCAGTCCATTATGGCTACCACAAACAAAGTTGGCTTCATGCTGTTTGTGTTTTTCAACTCAGTAGGGTTTTCCATGTCTCTTTACATGATCTATGTCCTCACAAGTGAATTTCCCTTGCAATTTGAGCTTCAAATATGTCTGCTTGCTATGTATGGTACTTATGGAACCGCGTTACCATGCATTGCGCCGTCCAGCCTCAATCTACCTGTCCTGTTAACCACAACAATATTGTCTTCAACTACGTCCGCTTTAGCACAAGTAGCACGTCCACTTACAACAATGCTCAAGAAATTTTTCAAGGACTTAACTCATAGAGTCGTTTGAAAGTGGATGGATGCAAAATAAGGCTTCGAATATGATTGTC contains:
- the LOC133676319 gene encoding uncharacterized protein LOC133676319; the protein is MPSLSKSASSPQPLLHHDNSDAERRLREAEERLREAIEDLHRRNAVHGPYPPCDHGPDESCAAHAIGNLCQSFLLSYGVRVGIGILLRAFKLAKGHSYSSILDLKQLVSEKDLIVREEACRVGLLFGGFTGSYHALRCFLRKFRRKETPINAFLAGSVAGLSVLALDDSNRRRTLALYLLARVAQSAYNSAKSKNKFHLWGSHWRHGDALLFAIACAQVMYAFIMRPESLPKAYQDFIQKTGPVAAPVYKAVKETCRGGPLDVASLSAFLSRRGKLGSVKLEEFPSIIPCSVVHPGTNSCLAQNANAASATFRKTFPLYFSLTFVPYVVLHLQKFMDAPARTCWLALRDAVRSTTFLSAFVGIFQGVICLHRKISTRDHKLVYWIAGGISALSVLLEKKSRRAELALYVLPRAGDSLWYILVNHHVLPNIKNAEVALFCACMGGVMYYLEHEPDTMAPFLRGLIRRFLASRISNPGGPLNRSASYTYLQTLDAIKKPKLQESREAEASTSQEYNLESIEGL
- the LOC133675853 gene encoding ankyrin repeat-containing protein BDA1 — its product is MKVDIKLCRLEGRQKMTPLHYAAIKGRAEVISAMLSDCPDCIEDETDRKENALHLAVKNNRFEAIKILGDWIKDMNKEYLLNMKDEQGNTVLHLASWKKQREVLEMLLGSGTVSSGSLEVNAINHSGLTALDMVLIFPSEAGDREIVEILRSAGATRARDIIQSTISNNQTSTDNPSTPERCLSNGNNLIEYFKFKRGRDSPSEARSTLLVIAVLVATATFQVGVNPPGGVWQDTNIPDHTNSTSSSNAHFGGQSIMATTNKVGFMLFVFFNSVGFSMSLYMIYVLTSEFPLQFELQICLLAMYGTYGTALPCIAPSSLNLPVLLTTTILSSTTSALAQVARPLTTMLKKFFKDLTHRVV